From the genome of Mycoplasma putrefaciens KS1, one region includes:
- a CDS encoding ATP-binding protein, giving the protein MQLVKYKQNPRIKQLIKESLSSVHPITNEILLKNQDILDDFLLSYKKCDLSSECQQVTKGHQIDITFQNNQFYLQNSFCVHQQQQDKVNKIINNYLYADFDVKDFLLIAKDYYFNELANTSFKLLTDSEKHERSNLLKDALENVKKNKTKGVYLYGSPGIGKTYVFKVLANTFSAKGKKVAFCTLRSVIDKVRRSFKSSGVKAAEITNNLKQVDVLFLDDIGGETLSPWSRDDFLFEILNYRMENKKVTFFTSNFSIDQLEENFKITKKNNAHNQEDHAIEQIKINRIISRIQALADEKKVDWDIKRNAC; this is encoded by the coding sequence ATGCAACTTGTAAAATATAAACAAAATCCCAGAATTAAGCAATTAATCAAAGAATCGTTAAGTTCTGTACATCCTATTACTAATGAAATACTTTTAAAAAATCAAGATATTTTAGATGATTTTTTATTATCTTATAAAAAGTGTGATCTTAGTAGTGAATGCCAACAAGTCACCAAAGGTCATCAGATTGATATTACTTTTCAAAACAATCAGTTCTATCTTCAAAATAGTTTTTGTGTTCATCAACAACAACAAGATAAAGTAAATAAAATCATTAATAATTATTTATATGCTGATTTTGATGTAAAAGATTTTTTATTAATTGCTAAAGATTATTATTTTAATGAATTAGCAAATACTAGTTTTAAATTATTAACTGATAGTGAAAAACACGAAAGATCTAATTTACTTAAAGATGCTTTAGAAAATGTAAAAAAGAATAAAACTAAGGGCGTTTATTTATATGGTTCACCAGGTATTGGTAAAACCTATGTTTTTAAAGTTCTTGCAAACACTTTTTCAGCTAAAGGAAAAAAAGTTGCTTTTTGTACCTTAAGATCAGTTATTGATAAAGTTAGACGTTCATTCAAATCATCAGGAGTTAAAGCAGCAGAAATCACTAATAACTTAAAACAAGTTGATGTGCTATTTTTAGACGATATCGGCGGAGAAACTTTATCTCCTTGATCAAGAGATGATTTTTTATTTGAAATTTTAAATTATCGCATGGAAAATAAAAAAGTGACATTTTTTACTTCTAATTTTTCAATCGACCAATTAGAAGAAAATTTTAAAATCACTAAGAAAAATAATGCACATAACCAAGAAGATCATGCAATTGAACAAATTAAGATTAATCGTATTATTTCGAGAATACAAGCTTTAGCCGATGAGAAAAAAGTTGATTGAGACATTAAAAGAAATGCTTGTTAG
- a CDS encoding DnaD domain protein: MIMEVLKKGFQYSVDLISVIDAEEYKSLTCLYQPLIGSKAMSLFLTLIQEQTITSKLKDEGLDEERLFNLTQMNHKEILSSLDILNAFNLIKVYLKKDGSQLVKFQVLAPLKKKDFFNNDYLNNLLEKTLGEQNYEITKFMLKDTDNINKEEFEEINVDITDLVDHTLISDLSKQKPNFKNVSSYCDKLKQVLDLNYIEKELLKDEILVNFCSEEFAKIFADILIIKKLNEQEMINLIQTSYDLKKQAVNLNLLEKNLTKLITKKTNKTAKNSKSLTKKDLEILKFIESMHWNDYCKIKYQLDLKDWTNAIEQIKTIYRFNDGIINCLIDFSYKKNNGHIVVKYIQKIAKTMYERNINTTQKTMLYLKKIKNAYNNSTILSTAMLNPLDQNQVIESSSTIFEELEALL, from the coding sequence ATGATTATGGAAGTGTTAAAAAAAGGTTTTCAGTACTCAGTTGATCTAATTTCAGTTATTGATGCTGAAGAATACAAATCTTTAACTTGCTTGTATCAACCACTAATTGGCTCAAAAGCTATGAGCTTATTTTTAACCTTAATCCAAGAACAAACTATCACATCAAAATTAAAAGATGAAGGCTTAGATGAAGAGAGATTATTTAATTTAACTCAGATGAACCATAAAGAAATTCTAAGCTCATTAGATATTTTAAATGCTTTTAATCTTATCAAAGTTTATCTTAAAAAAGATGGTTCACAACTAGTTAAGTTTCAAGTTCTTGCTCCTTTAAAGAAAAAAGACTTTTTTAATAATGATTATCTAAATAACTTATTAGAAAAAACTTTAGGCGAACAAAACTACGAAATCACTAAGTTTATGCTAAAAGACACAGATAATATTAATAAAGAAGAATTTGAAGAAATAAATGTTGATATTACTGATTTAGTTGATCACACATTAATTAGCGATCTTTCTAAGCAAAAACCCAATTTTAAAAACGTTTCATCTTATTGTGACAAATTAAAACAAGTTTTAGATTTAAATTACATTGAAAAAGAATTGTTAAAAGATGAGATTTTAGTTAATTTTTGTTCTGAAGAATTTGCAAAAATCTTTGCTGACATTTTAATTATTAAAAAACTAAATGAACAAGAAATGATTAATTTAATTCAAACTTCTTATGATCTTAAAAAACAAGCTGTTAATCTAAATCTTTTAGAAAAAAATTTAACCAAATTGATTACTAAAAAAACTAACAAAACTGCCAAAAACTCAAAATCTCTAACTAAAAAAGATCTAGAAATTTTAAAATTTATTGAAAGTATGCATTGAAACGATTATTGTAAAATAAAGTATCAATTAGATTTAAAAGATTGAACTAATGCAATAGAACAAATCAAAACTATCTACAGGTTTAATGATGGTATTATTAATTGTTTAATTGATTTTAGTTACAAGAAAAACAATGGTCATATTGTTGTTAAATATATTCAAAAAATTGCTAAAACAATGTATGAAAGAAACATTAATACAACACAAAAAACCATGTTATATTTAAAAAAAATCAAAAATGCTTATAACAATAGCACAATTTTATCAACTGCTATGTTAAATCCATTAGATCAAAACCAAGTGATTGAATCAAGTAGTACTATTTTCGAAGAACTTGAAGCACTTTTATAG
- the gap gene encoding type I glyceraldehyde-3-phosphate dehydrogenase, with translation MSKKVAINGFGRIGRLTFRRLFEEGIDIIAINDLTDTKTLAYLLEFDTAHGLFCEGEISYTNDAIVVKGKEIKVFSEKDAINLPWKELGIDLVIESTGFYTDKEKADAHIKAGAKKVVISAPASGDLKTIVYGVNHKDLTKDDLIISAASCTTNCLTPLAKVLDDAFGIEKGFMTTVHAVTNDQKLLDLPHRDLRRGRAAGWNIVPSTTGAARAVSLVLPNLKGKLDGYALRVPTITGSITDLTVEFNSQGLTVEQINNAVKSALDKDAELAKAMKYETQPIVSSDVIGSNYGSIFDATLTKIMDVDNKQMVKVCSWYDNESSYVSQLVRTINHFMQL, from the coding sequence ATGTCAAAAAAAGTTGCAATTAATGGATTCGGAAGAATCGGTCGTTTAACCTTTAGAAGACTATTTGAAGAAGGTATTGACATCATCGCAATTAATGATTTAACAGATACTAAAACATTGGCATACCTATTAGAATTTGATACAGCTCACGGATTATTCTGTGAAGGTGAAATTTCATACACTAATGATGCTATTGTTGTTAAAGGAAAAGAAATCAAAGTTTTTTCTGAAAAAGATGCTATCAACTTACCATGAAAAGAGCTAGGAATTGATCTAGTTATTGAATCAACAGGATTTTACACTGATAAAGAAAAAGCTGATGCACATATTAAAGCCGGAGCTAAAAAAGTGGTTATTTCAGCACCTGCTTCAGGAGATTTAAAAACTATTGTTTATGGAGTAAATCACAAAGATTTAACAAAAGATGATCTAATTATTTCTGCTGCTTCATGTACAACTAACTGTCTAACACCACTAGCTAAAGTATTAGATGATGCTTTTGGTATTGAAAAAGGATTTATGACTACAGTGCACGCTGTAACAAATGATCAAAAACTATTAGATCTACCCCACAGAGATTTGCGTCGTGGACGTGCCGCAGGATGAAACATTGTTCCTTCAACAACTGGTGCAGCTAGAGCAGTTTCATTAGTTTTACCTAATTTAAAAGGAAAATTAGATGGATATGCTTTACGTGTGCCAACAATTACAGGGTCAATCACTGATTTAACTGTAGAATTTAATTCTCAAGGTTTAACAGTTGAACAAATTAATAACGCTGTTAAATCAGCATTAGATAAAGATGCTGAATTAGCTAAAGCTATGAAATACGAAACTCAACCAATTGTTTCATCTGATGTTATTGGTTCAAATTATGGTTCAATTTTTGATGCAACATTAACAAAAATTATGGATGTTGATAACAAACAAATGGTTAAAGTTTGTTCATGATATGATAATGAGAGTTCATATGTTTCACAATTAGTAAGAACTATAAATCATTTTATGCAATTATAA
- the dnaE gene encoding DNA polymerase III subunit alpha, translated as MNFLPMFTVKSEYNFLDSLIKIDDYIFFAKKHNFKYAFYCEKNSMYGVAEFVKKAKMKNIKPIIGVSLEFADQTKICIYAKNRLGYQLICNLSSYLYDGFDHSDQEIKQYLCDLLNNNVVIVAKFFDTDFKTKLTDILTTDLYDAEQLALYLQTINYLDSKQGYLYSILQAIRESKTIDQVQSKNLNFYPDNDFLEKNSFSITNIDKITSEIAAKVSFDLFDSKSKYLIKYQAPNNLSTNQFLRQKCLISLKKYTQYKRKTQKPIIVAQYLTRLDYELNVIKTMGFSDYFLVVADYVNFAKKQKIMVGPGRGSAAGSLVSFLLRITDIDPLEYDLLFERFLNPQRATLPDIDVDFQDNRREEILEYLFEKYGKYNVATITTYQTIGYKMAWRDVCRVFKIELNIVNKISKLLDQEKESNFIDFVKQNQILSDYYKDQQFKTIFDAMNVIVGLPRQSGTHAAGVILSDIDLRNVVPIKIGYNGIFQIQYDMSYLEELGLIKMDILGLKNLSTLQDIIQLVNQNYNLNLKLNQIPLNDKKTFRFLQKGDTSGIFQLESKGMTDLIIKMQVDSIQRISDASALYRPGPQEMIPQYLANKKNNNFKVIDDSVYEILKPTFGIIVYQEQVMQMLKKVANFSYAKADIVRRAMSKKNAGYMHQSKQEFISNAINQNHFSQNKANLIWNWIEKFSNYGFNKSHSIAYSYVSYWLAFFKANYTCEFYACLLSGVIGSEVKTQQYIKELSEYQIKINKPTVLNTFFNYQIRKKQIFMPLSTIKGIGNEVVKKLANAKKENNQLFKDFNSFVLAMTKQKISINIIQILIKAGALDNLWNLNKQTMLSNLEMIYNQANAFKNLNTISEEEKVILINYDEFDDETLARFEKELYGFFIEANPILKFKNLNLNYNLVDISKLKLNSDQIILAFISNIKEINDKNNNKMAFISLFDSTGEIEMTIFANDYQNFKQSLELNKAYIFKVQPNLRQNKKSAKFIKLIKSL; from the coding sequence ATGAATTTTTTACCAATGTTTACAGTTAAAAGTGAATATAATTTTTTAGATTCATTAATTAAAATTGATGATTATATTTTCTTTGCAAAAAAGCATAACTTCAAATATGCTTTTTATTGTGAAAAAAATTCAATGTATGGAGTTGCTGAGTTTGTTAAAAAAGCAAAGATGAAAAACATTAAACCAATTATTGGAGTTAGTTTAGAATTTGCTGATCAAACCAAAATATGTATTTATGCAAAAAATAGATTAGGTTATCAACTTATTTGTAATTTATCTAGTTATTTATATGATGGGTTTGATCATTCAGATCAAGAGATTAAACAATATCTTTGTGATTTATTAAACAATAATGTTGTAATTGTTGCAAAATTTTTCGACACTGATTTTAAAACAAAACTAACAGATATTCTAACTACTGATTTATATGATGCTGAGCAATTAGCTTTATATTTACAAACTATTAATTATTTAGATTCAAAACAAGGTTATCTTTATAGTATTTTACAAGCTATTAGAGAGTCAAAAACCATTGATCAAGTTCAATCAAAGAATTTAAATTTTTATCCTGATAATGATTTTTTAGAAAAAAATAGTTTTTCTATTACAAACATTGACAAAATAACTTCAGAAATTGCAGCAAAAGTTTCTTTTGATCTTTTTGATAGTAAATCAAAATATTTAATTAAGTATCAAGCTCCAAATAATCTTTCAACTAATCAATTTTTAAGACAAAAGTGTCTTATTTCATTAAAAAAATACACTCAATATAAACGAAAAACTCAAAAACCAATTATAGTTGCTCAGTATTTAACTAGATTAGATTATGAGTTAAATGTTATTAAAACCATGGGTTTTAGTGACTATTTTTTAGTCGTTGCTGATTATGTTAATTTTGCAAAAAAACAAAAAATAATGGTTGGTCCAGGACGCGGTAGTGCTGCTGGTAGTTTGGTTAGTTTTTTATTAAGAATAACTGACATTGACCCTTTAGAATACGATTTATTATTTGAAAGATTTTTAAACCCACAAAGAGCAACACTACCAGATATTGATGTTGATTTTCAAGATAATAGGCGTGAAGAAATTCTAGAATATCTATTTGAAAAGTATGGTAAATACAATGTTGCAACAATCACAACTTATCAAACAATTGGTTATAAGATGGCCTGAAGAGATGTTTGTCGAGTTTTTAAAATTGAACTTAATATTGTTAATAAAATCTCAAAATTATTAGACCAAGAAAAAGAAAGTAATTTTATTGATTTTGTAAAACAAAACCAAATATTAAGTGATTATTATAAAGATCAACAATTCAAAACAATTTTTGACGCAATGAATGTTATTGTAGGTTTACCTAGACAATCTGGAACACACGCTGCAGGAGTTATTTTATCTGATATAGATTTAAGAAATGTTGTTCCGATTAAAATAGGATATAACGGGATTTTTCAAATACAATATGATATGAGTTATCTTGAAGAATTAGGATTAATTAAAATGGATATTTTAGGTTTAAAAAACTTAAGCACACTTCAAGATATTATTCAGTTAGTTAACCAAAATTATAATTTAAATCTTAAGTTAAATCAGATTCCTTTAAATGATAAAAAAACTTTTAGATTTTTACAAAAAGGTGATACTTCTGGTATTTTTCAGCTTGAATCCAAAGGAATGACTGACTTAATTATTAAAATGCAAGTTGATTCAATTCAGAGAATTTCAGATGCTTCAGCATTATATCGACCTGGACCTCAAGAAATGATTCCACAATATTTAGCTAACAAAAAAAATAATAATTTTAAAGTTATTGACGATAGTGTTTATGAAATTTTAAAACCAACTTTTGGAATTATTGTTTATCAAGAGCAAGTAATGCAAATGCTTAAAAAAGTTGCTAATTTTTCGTATGCAAAAGCTGATATCGTAAGAAGAGCAATGAGCAAGAAAAATGCTGGATATATGCACCAGTCAAAACAAGAATTTATTAGTAATGCTATTAATCAAAATCATTTTTCACAAAACAAGGCTAATTTAATCTGAAACTGAATTGAAAAATTTTCTAACTATGGATTTAATAAATCTCATTCAATTGCTTATTCTTATGTAAGCTATTGACTAGCTTTTTTTAAGGCAAATTATACTTGTGAATTTTATGCTTGTTTATTATCTGGAGTTATCGGATCTGAAGTTAAAACTCAACAATACATCAAAGAATTAAGCGAGTATCAAATTAAAATAAATAAACCAACTGTTTTAAATACCTTTTTTAATTATCAAATTAGAAAAAAACAAATCTTTATGCCACTTTCAACTATCAAAGGTATTGGAAATGAAGTTGTTAAAAAACTTGCAAATGCTAAAAAAGAAAACAACCAACTTTTTAAAGATTTTAATAGTTTTGTTTTAGCAATGACAAAGCAAAAAATCTCAATTAATATTATTCAAATTCTGATTAAAGCCGGAGCATTAGATAATCTTTGAAATTTAAATAAACAAACAATGCTTAGTAACCTAGAAATGATTTACAATCAAGCTAATGCTTTTAAAAATTTAAATACCATTTCTGAAGAAGAAAAAGTAATCTTAATTAATTATGATGAGTTTGATGATGAAACTCTAGCAAGATTTGAAAAAGAGTTATATGGTTTTTTTATTGAAGCTAATCCAATCTTAAAATTTAAGAATTTAAATTTAAACTACAATCTTGTTGATATTTCAAAACTTAAGTTAAATAGTGATCAAATTATTCTTGCTTTTATTTCAAATATTAAAGAAATTAATGACAAGAATAATAATAAAATGGCTTTTATTTCATTATTTGACAGTACAGGTGAAATTGAAATGACTATCTTTGCAAATGATTATCAAAATTTTAAACAAAGTCTTGAGTTAAACAAAGCTTATATTTTTAAAGTTCAGCCTAATTTAAGACAAAACAAAAAATCAGCAAAATTTATTAAGTTAATTAAGTCATTATAA
- the polA gene encoding DNA polymerase I — MKKILIIDGNSLIFRAYYATAYSTNQNLQTTTGIPTNAVFSFINMLISVLSSRGSYDHLFVAFDKGKKTFRHEMLQEYKAGRQQTPDDLIKQLPIVREFLTSANIQWFEQEGVEADDLVGTIVKLAEKQFDDVKIEILSSDKDMYQLISDKTICIVPKQGVSILDEIDKNQLFDLWNIKPHQVVDFKAIVGDSSDNLKGVSGIGPKGACKLLLDFESLENIYHNLALISPAIRKKLENDQQIAFLCKQLATIKTDVEIRDFEFKKIELNLANIKKFLNHYEMRSLHNKFNFISDNDLDKEPVQEQYNLQIIKNWSKEYEDKQNFVYVETLEENYHQGEIIGIAISNTKGNFYLDFKKQAQQLSIFDDQINNGIDQSLENFFKNDQLEKITYDIKRTTYLLKNAGYDIYVTNFNFDFMVACYSLNAFVQSELEHQIKLINPDIYLESNIEIFGKGVKKNPNIDLNLKASYISKKSNILKENFNKLIEKLKETNTLKLYYKIDHLLIEVLYLAERQGISIDRQELKLQTNQILEKLQRLEIDMRDLLKGLIDKDFNFASPKQIQELLFEKLELPNLDKNTTSKEVLEKLLPFHPIVSMLLEHRKFSKLYSTYLKGFEKFIYDDNKIHTIFNHTLTNTGRLSSTDPNIQNISIQDEDQKQVRKIFVASKDKTFLSFDYSQIELRVLAQMSKEPVLIKTFNQQKDIHDQAARLIFNISESQSVLPEQRRMAKVFNFGILYGLTDYGLANDLNVDINSAKRMIEDYYRSFPGLLAFKQSQIDKAKQNKYALTLTNRKRNILELDSKQYLVRKFGERIAVNMPIQGTASDILKVAMISIFKELKAKNLDAVMIAQIHDEIILEVDLNQVPEVKEIVVRNMNSALKDMIAWLNIDDQAVISLQVSQSQAKTWYQLK; from the coding sequence ATGAAAAAAATTTTAATTATTGATGGTAACTCTTTGATCTTTAGAGCTTATTATGCAACTGCATATTCAACAAATCAAAACTTACAAACCACAACAGGAATACCAACTAATGCTGTTTTTTCTTTTATAAACATGTTGATTTCTGTTTTAAGCTCACGTGGAAGTTATGATCATCTTTTCGTTGCTTTTGATAAGGGTAAAAAAACATTTCGTCACGAAATGCTACAAGAATATAAAGCTGGAAGACAACAAACTCCTGATGATTTAATTAAGCAATTACCAATTGTTAGAGAATTTTTAACAAGTGCAAATATTCAATGATTTGAACAAGAAGGTGTAGAAGCTGATGATCTTGTTGGAACTATTGTAAAGCTAGCAGAAAAGCAATTTGACGATGTTAAGATTGAAATTTTATCAAGTGATAAGGATATGTATCAGTTAATTTCAGATAAAACTATTTGTATTGTCCCAAAACAAGGAGTTAGTATTTTAGATGAAATTGATAAAAATCAGTTGTTTGACTTATGAAACATTAAACCACATCAAGTAGTAGATTTTAAGGCAATTGTTGGTGATAGTTCAGATAATCTAAAAGGTGTTAGTGGGATTGGTCCTAAAGGTGCTTGTAAATTATTATTAGATTTTGAGTCATTAGAAAATATTTATCATAATTTAGCTTTAATATCTCCAGCAATCAGAAAAAAACTGGAAAATGATCAACAAATTGCGTTTTTATGTAAACAACTAGCAACTATCAAAACTGATGTTGAAATCAGAGATTTTGAATTTAAAAAAATTGAACTTAATTTAGCGAATATCAAAAAATTTTTAAATCATTATGAAATGCGTTCACTGCATAATAAATTTAACTTTATTTCAGATAATGATTTAGATAAAGAACCAGTTCAAGAACAGTACAATCTTCAAATTATTAAAAACTGATCTAAAGAGTATGAAGATAAACAAAATTTTGTGTATGTTGAAACATTAGAAGAAAATTATCATCAAGGTGAAATTATTGGAATTGCAATTTCAAACACTAAGGGAAACTTTTATTTAGATTTTAAAAAACAAGCCCAACAGTTAAGTATTTTTGATGATCAAATTAATAATGGTATTGATCAAAGTCTAGAAAACTTTTTTAAAAATGATCAATTAGAAAAAATTACTTATGATATTAAAAGAACAACTTATTTATTAAAAAATGCCGGCTATGATATTTATGTTACTAACTTTAATTTTGATTTCATGGTGGCTTGTTACTCTTTAAATGCGTTTGTTCAATCAGAATTAGAACATCAAATTAAACTTATTAATCCGGATATTTATCTTGAAAGCAATATTGAAATTTTTGGTAAAGGTGTTAAGAAAAATCCAAATATTGATCTAAATTTAAAAGCTAGTTATATTAGTAAAAAAAGCAATATTTTAAAAGAAAACTTTAATAAGTTAATTGAAAAGCTAAAAGAAACTAACACATTAAAGCTATATTATAAAATTGATCATTTACTAATTGAAGTTTTATATCTTGCAGAACGTCAAGGAATTTCTATTGATAGACAAGAATTGAAACTTCAAACTAATCAGATTTTAGAAAAACTTCAAAGACTAGAAATAGATATGCGAGATCTTTTAAAAGGTTTAATTGACAAAGATTTTAACTTTGCTTCACCAAAACAAATTCAAGAGTTATTGTTTGAAAAACTAGAACTACCAAATTTAGATAAAAACACAACTTCAAAAGAAGTTTTAGAAAAACTATTACCCTTTCATCCAATTGTAAGTATGTTGTTAGAACATCGAAAGTTTAGCAAATTGTATTCAACATATTTAAAAGGCTTTGAAAAGTTTATTTATGATGATAATAAAATTCATACAATTTTTAATCATACTTTAACAAATACCGGAAGATTAAGTTCGACTGATCCGAATATTCAAAATATTTCTATTCAAGATGAAGATCAAAAACAAGTTAGAAAAATCTTTGTTGCATCAAAAGATAAAACTTTTTTAAGTTTTGATTATTCGCAAATTGAATTAAGAGTTCTAGCTCAAATGTCAAAAGAACCGGTGCTAATTAAGACATTTAATCAACAAAAAGATATTCATGATCAAGCAGCAAGATTAATCTTTAATATTTCAGAATCACAAAGTGTTTTACCAGAGCAAAGAAGAATGGCAAAAGTTTTTAACTTTGGTATTTTATATGGACTAACTGATTATGGTTTAGCAAATGATTTAAATGTTGACATTAATTCTGCAAAACGAATGATTGAAGATTATTATCGATCATTTCCAGGTTTGTTAGCATTCAAGCAATCTCAAATTGATAAAGCAAAACAAAATAAGTATGCCTTAACATTAACAAACAGAAAAAGAAACATTTTAGAACTTGATTCTAAACAATATCTAGTAAGAAAATTTGGTGAAAGAATAGCAGTTAACATGCCAATTCAAGGAACTGCTTCAGATATTTTAAAAGTTGCTATGATTTCAATTTTTAAAGAATTAAAAGCTAAAAATTTAGATGCTGTAATGATTGCTCAAATTCACGATGAAATTATTTTAGAAGTCGATTTAAACCAAGTACCAGAAGTTAAAGAAATTGTTGTTAGAAATATGAATTCAGCTTTAAAAGATATGATAGCTTGACTAAATATAGATGATCAAGCAGTTATTAGCTTACAAGTATCTCAATCTCAAGCAAAAACTTGATACCAATTAAAATAA
- the mutM gene encoding DNA-formamidopyrimidine glycosylase, protein MPELPEVTTVVKVIKPKILNKTILGINIFTPKIVKSDSVDNFQKKVKNQKINKVFNKAKYIVLELNEHVIISHLRMTGKWVVEQAETYSYDRSWLRAEISLDDQKFFRFYDARGFGTLDIYDKKDYQIVSGLDQLGPIPLNNQVSVDYLYSKTQKTNRAIKTLLLDQHIIAGLGNIYVNEVLFLSKVLPDKPAKLLSRSQVEDIINNSEQVLQKAIAMNGTTISDFESLPGVKGEYQNELLVHLRNNKKCKHCGSKILKTQVNNRGTYYCSVCQS, encoded by the coding sequence ATGCCAGAATTACCAGAAGTCACAACAGTTGTTAAAGTGATTAAACCAAAAATACTTAATAAAACAATACTTGGAATTAATATTTTTACACCTAAGATTGTTAAATCAGATTCGGTTGATAATTTTCAAAAAAAGGTTAAAAATCAAAAAATTAATAAAGTTTTTAATAAAGCAAAATATATTGTACTTGAACTTAATGAACATGTAATTATCTCTCATTTAAGAATGACTGGAAAATGAGTAGTTGAGCAAGCTGAAACTTATAGTTATGATCGATCATGACTAAGAGCCGAAATTAGTTTAGATGATCAAAAGTTTTTTAGATTTTATGATGCCAGAGGATTTGGAACATTAGATATTTATGATAAAAAAGATTATCAGATAGTTTCAGGATTAGATCAACTAGGCCCAATTCCCTTAAATAACCAAGTAAGTGTTGATTATCTTTACTCAAAAACCCAAAAAACTAATAGGGCTATTAAGACCTTATTATTGGATCAGCATATCATTGCAGGACTGGGTAATATTTATGTCAATGAGGTATTATTCTTATCTAAAGTTCTGCCTGATAAACCAGCTAAACTATTATCTAGATCACAAGTTGAAGATATTATTAATAATTCTGAGCAAGTTTTACAAAAAGCAATTGCAATGAATGGAACAACTATTAGTGATTTTGAATCACTTCCAGGAGTTAAAGGAGAGTATCAAAATGAATTGCTGGTTCATTTACGTAATAACAAAAAATGTAAACATTGTGGTTCAAAAATTTTAAAAACACAGGTAAATAATAGAGGTACTTATTATTGCAGTGTTTGTCAAAGCTAA
- a CDS encoding phosphoglycerate kinase, which produces MNYSNKKTLSDLNVDNKTVLVRVDFNVPLENGVITDDNRIQAALPTIKHLLDNNAKIVLFSHLSRIKTEEDKKKKSLAPVAKRLSEVLNQEVIFIPFTRGIELETAIKNLKAKQIVLVENTRFEDVVNNQLVKFESKNNSELGKYWASLGDIFINDAFGTAHRAHASNVGIASNVSVSAIGFLIQKELEMLSQAIDNPKRPFIAILGGSKVSDKIGVIENLLPKVDKLLIGGGMSYTFFKAMQRTIGTSLVEEDKIELAKQYLSQAEDKIQLPLDIACAKEFADVEPTYFETNIADGWSGLDIGPKTIQAYKQVISQAKTIIWNGPVGVFEFQNFEKGTNEICKAVASQTKNGAFTLIGGGDSAAAAIRLGFKESFTWISTGGGACLTYMEGNDLPGIVAIQNK; this is translated from the coding sequence ATGAATTATAGTAATAAAAAGACTTTAAGTGATCTTAATGTGGATAATAAAACGGTCTTAGTTCGTGTTGATTTTAATGTTCCACTTGAAAATGGTGTGATTACAGATGACAATCGTATCCAAGCTGCATTACCAACTATCAAACACTTATTAGATAATAATGCCAAGATAGTTTTATTTTCACATTTATCAAGAATCAAAACTGAAGAAGATAAAAAGAAAAAATCATTAGCTCCAGTTGCAAAGAGATTATCTGAAGTGTTAAATCAAGAAGTAATTTTCATACCATTTACTAGAGGAATTGAATTAGAAACTGCTATTAAAAACTTAAAAGCAAAACAAATTGTACTAGTAGAAAATACACGTTTTGAAGATGTTGTAAATAACCAATTAGTTAAATTTGAGTCAAAAAATAATTCTGAACTAGGTAAATACTGAGCAAGTTTAGGTGACATTTTCATAAACGATGCATTTGGAACAGCGCATCGTGCACATGCTTCAAATGTTGGTATTGCTTCAAATGTTTCTGTTTCAGCTATTGGATTTTTAATTCAAAAAGAATTAGAAATGCTATCACAAGCAATTGATAATCCTAAAAGACCATTTATAGCCATTTTAGGTGGTTCAAAAGTTTCTGATAAAATTGGAGTTATTGAAAACTTACTACCAAAAGTAGACAAACTTTTAATCGGTGGGGGAATGAGTTATACATTTTTTAAAGCAATGCAAAGAACTATTGGAACTTCACTTGTTGAAGAAGATAAAATTGAACTAGCAAAACAATACTTAAGTCAAGCAGAAGACAAAATCCAATTACCACTTGATATTGCTTGTGCTAAAGAGTTTGCAGATGTTGAGCCAACTTATTTTGAAACAAATATAGCTGATGGTTGATCTGGATTAGATATTGGTCCAAAAACAATTCAAGCCTACAAACAAGTTATATCACAAGCTAAGACAATTATTTGAAATGGTCCAGTTGGTGTCTTTGAATTTCAAAATTTTGAAAAAGGAACAAACGAGATTTGTAAAGCTGTTGCTAGTCAAACAAAAAATGGTGCTTTTACTTTAATTGGTGGAGGAGATAGCGCAGCTGCAGCAATTAGGTTAGGTTTTAAAGAAAGCTTTACATGAATTTCAACAGGTGGCGGAGCTTGTTTAACATATATGGAAGGTAATGATTTACCAGGAATTGTTGCAATTCAAAACAAATAA